From the Lytechinus variegatus isolate NC3 chromosome 5, Lvar_3.0, whole genome shotgun sequence genome, the window aattggcgaagaaaagtgagaaataaggttgaaaacaatggattatcctattgggctttttacaggccaatatggcgccaaaaaggaccccccacaaagggaaggaggggtctgaaaatttgaaccccatcgtttttggtctaaggggacccttctgaagccaaaacaaccaaaaaatcaattttggcacgctagtcctacgggagctgtgtcagtgacataccgtaccacactaatagcagagtgagactataggcgccgcttttccgacggtggcggcgtcaacatcaaatcttaacctgaggttaagtttttgaaatgacatcataacttagaaagtatatggacctagttcatgaaacttgggcataaggttaatcaagtattactgaacatcctattagagtttcatgtcacatgaccaaggtcaaaggtcatttagcaatgaacttagaccatgttggaggaatcaacatcaaaatcttaacctgaggttaagtttttgaaatgtcatcatatcttagaaaatatatagacctagttcatgaaacttggacataaggttaatcaagtatcactgaacatcctgcatgagttttatgtcacatgaccaaggtcaaaggtcatttagggtcaatctgttgaattcccattataactttgaaagtttatggatctgattcatgaaacttggacataatagtaatcaagcatcactgaacattttgtgcaagtttcaggtctcatgattaaggtcaaaggtcatttagggtcaatgaactttggccaaattgggggaatctgttgaattaccatcataactttgaaagtttattggtctagtacgttaaacttggacattagagtaatcaagtatcactgaacatcctgtgcgcatttcaggtcacatgaccaaggtcaaaggtcaatgaactttggccgaattgggtgtatctgttgaattaccatcataactttgaaagtttatggatctgattcatgaaacttggacataagagtaatcaagtatcactgaacatcctgtgtgagtttcaggtcacatgatcaaggtcaaaggtcatgtaaggtcagtgaactttgaccatgttgggttttttttgttgaataaccatcatatctctgtaagtttattggtctagttcataaaaagtggacataagagtaaccatgtatcactgaacatcttgtgcgagttagagtagttttcaaagtcagcactgctgttatattgaactgcgtgatgcaggtgagaggGCCAGAGGCATTCAACTTGTTTATATATCATTGTTTATATTAATATAGGGTATGACTGATGATGGAAGTGAGAAGGACGGAAAAAACAAAcctaagaaaaagagaggagggaagaagaacaagaagaagaagaactttATACCAGCACAAACGGTAAATTTTTGCATGATATTTGTACATTTAGTTGGTTCTCtagatttcacaattttctTGATTCCTAATACATGATCTACAAGCATCAGTCTTTCTGCAGACAGTTGTGACTTAGTCATGGTTAAGAATCGATGCCAATgtatttaatgtacatgtaatgcatCTCATTCAAtatctttaattttttattgCAAATGGCAGAAGCAGACATACCTTGAGCATAATCTTGGTCATCCTTGCCCCCAGCCCTGCCTCTGGATTTTTGTAGTTTTCATTATATCATAACTATGGCCCTCCATTACTGTCTTCCACCATTCTGATTACGATGACTCTGCCTAGTTCTTTGTTTGGATGACCCTCTGGAATAAAAAAGACATTATTCAAAgacattgaaaatatgaatgtttATTATATCTGACTTGACGTAGAAGatcaaatttttttgaaaactcTGTTTGCAAGAACTACTCAATATCATATTCAATAAAGGGCCGAAATCAACCTGCCTATCTTCCattgttgattaaaaaaaatacaacacaaATTTGATATATGTTTTTAGTGTTAAATGTAGGCCTTTTTCTTGCTGGAGAAGTTTCTTTGTAATTGTAGTTTCCATTCAAACTTGACCTGTCTACCTTTCAGAGATGGAAAGTTGGGGATCGCTGTAAATCTGTATTCACAGAGGATGACATGGTGTACAGTGCCATGGTAACGAGCATCAACAATAAGAAATCGTCTTGCATCGTTAGATACTCTGGCTATGGGAACGAGGAAGAGAAGAGGCTCTCTGATCTTTTCACGGAATCCGAGGCGGAGGCCTCTGTAAACTCAAAAGCAGAGCTTGAGGTATGTTTCTGCGGTAATTCAATTTCATTGGGGTAGACAATGGTTCCTGTTGTTTTATTCCAATGGTTGGACGTTATCCATTTATTTAATCTAGAAATGACATTCATATCTGACTTGTGCCCATGGTgatgtttttcctttttaaagattttagtTGAGTGTTCaggttattttttctgtaagaTAAGCTATATTTCCAATCTAGCATGTAGAAATTTTCCCCAATACCATGTTGACCAATGTGCACAGTACTTGTTCTTTTTGTTTCTGATTACATTTTAGTATTTTAATGTATAATTGCTGTGATTGGCGTCATGagataaattttgtttttgaacAAAGAAGTGGTGAATATGTTTTCAATATACAGGTGATGAGACTACAGAATGATTTACAGAATGcaatgaattcatgaattaCCCCCATATCTACTTACTGCAGGCTGAGACGCTGATTGGAAATCCAGGTCAGAGCCTGTAGTCTGCAAATTCAGATCCTTTTCAAGCATAGCAAACTAATATCTTTACTGTTTTCCTGTCATTTTGTTCCTGTACAGAATGGGTATGATTCCATGGAGTGGACAGACCACAGTCAGAGCCCCCTGCACCCCAGTGGAAGTGGTGCTGGCCCCAGGAAACGTTCCCACCATCCTTACCCACCACACCCGCCACATGTTCCACCACCACATCCAGCAAGCATGCCTCAACCCCTTGGCTACCCAAATCCCTACGGCGGGACATGGTATCCACCCCATCCAGGACCCCCACCTCCGATGCCACCACCACCTCCGATGATGTCACCGTTGCCCTTTGCTCCATGGGGATCCCCAGCAACTACACAGGTGAGACCATGAATCCTGAGACCAAGGGTCAAAGTTCCGCATTGAAGAAATTACTAATActtttctaatatatttttatactacAATATAAATTAAGTAGTAAGTGGAGCAGATGATAAATACCAATTTTTTCATCTCATTTCATGTTGACTAGAATCAAGAGTAAATTTTCCACATTGGAATTACTGATAAGTTTAGGTTGGTTCTTGATTACATATAAATGGTATTGCTTAATATAGGATCTTTTCCCTGATATATCAACAAAGTGGGGATCAATTTCCTGAaatgttaatcaaatttgaCAGATGATAAACTTGCTATCAGATTTTGTCAATAAGAAGCATTTCAATCTTataaaaaaagtcaaatttaaCTATTAGAAATTTTACATTCCCACTTCAGTGTTGGTGGTAGGATAAATTTGTACATACAACACATCACCAAATTTAAAATCAGTGATGTGAGTTGGATTATTTATGTAAACTCACATGATGCGTTCAAGCGAAAGATGACCAGCTACATTGTGGTTCTACATAAACACCAATTCTAACACCAAACTCAAAATCACCTAACATCTCCTAGATTTGACATCTGTACATCACTGCACTTAAAAAACAGCCCTGTCCAGGGACTAATCATGCTAGAAGTTGAACTATTAATTACATGGTTTGGGTCAATTGGAAAATAACATGAGGTGTTTAAGCTGGGTACAGCAATCTGAATTTTGCTTCTATGAAAAACACCAACACCGAGGTTAGAATTGACCAatgtctctttattttttagatGATGCCTGGTTGGGGAGGAACTTCACCACATCCTGCTTCTCAAACACCCCcagtaagtacatgtacattcattttaaaacctatatatttatttatttaaaataatgcattgcaagaaacttactATGAAAATCAATGGTAAACAggtattttctaatttttcctttttctcttaTCCAAAAGTTCTTCTACAATCCCGTTTAATAAAGAATGTCCTTTTAAAAGGAGGATAAAATGGGGGTAGAAAAGGGGGTAACATTCCTCATAAGGCAGTAAAACCTTAACAGATGTTTGCTGAAATCCTTGCAGTGACGGACCTGTGAGTGGCAGTCGCTTCGCAGCGATCAGTTTTCCAGAATCACTTTAGTTCTACAAATCACATTGACAGAATGCAGATAGCTTGCAAAGAAGTCAGCAAAATAATTAACAGGCATGATCAATCACATACCTATGTTGGCTAGCCTGCAACTTTTATTTATTGCTTTTTAAGTGTCCCTTTAAATCAAGGAAAAGTACTACAGTTGTATGTCACAACTTAATCATGAACTTAGGTTCAGGTATTATATTTTATCTTGATTTATCAGTAATGCCAAATCTATAGAGTCCTTCAAAGCCAAACTTAAAACATATCTTTTCtcatcatatttcaaataacacCCCCCTCTCTGTGTAATAATTCCCTCTGCGCCTCTAAATAGGAAACTAGATAGAAGGCGCACtctaaatgctatatattattatgataaatgtTTAATAAAGGATTTGGATTCTGTCAAAACAATGGTTTTAATGGTTTTACAGCTTTctctttttaaataataataataatgggtatttagaggcgctaaaaacaaaaagtaccatagcgTGTACAAAAGTAGGAAACAATTTAATATTTGCAATGATTactacaatattcaagataaaaagggaaatattaattattgaggaaaaaggtatgtcttaagggatgatttgaagccaagaacactggaaacatttcttattgaaagagGGATAGCATTCCAAGTTATGGCAGCTGCTACAGCAAACCATTTTTCGGCAGAGGAGAGTTTTAAAGATgtgatgttaaaaaaaaaacggcttCTGAAAATGCAAATCTTTTCACCATTGCTCAACTTTTACAGAACTTAGAACTTTTACCCTCAGTTTTAGACAATTGCACAATTTTTACACGAACTAAGGCACAATTGCTTAATTGAATCAATATGCTTTGTTGTACCGACACCAGCGGATTCCTTCAATGCCGCCCACACCACCTCCTCATCCCCCTCTGCCGGATGATGTTGAAGATATGGACAAAGAGGCTCTGCATTCTATGTTGATGTCTTGGTATATGAGTGGCTATCATACTGGTTATTATGAGGTAGGTTCGTGTCCTTTCTTTAACCATTGAGGGGCACATTTCGGAAAGACATATAGGATTTATAAGTTTGCCACTTTGAAAGCTACCATGtaaatcttgatttttattgactACTGAGTCATATGTTATTCATATTCACCCAGATCATTTGGCACAAGattatcatttatatatatagtaTGCAAACACCAACTTGGTGGTCTTTGTGTTGGATTCTGTTACAGTTCTTTTTTATGCCGCAGcccattttacatgtacatgtacgtgtaagTGATTGCCACAGGTATTATGTTTTCAGGTCATTTGGGGGATAATCAAGTAGTTTAACAGATCAACCTCAGACTTTGGCAAAGTATTCTTATAGGAGTGACAGTATTCTGATTAGTTTGGGGGTCATGAAAGCAAAGGttattaatataatttgttatcATGAAAACCTAAGAACCTTTCAACAGATAAACTTCAAACTTGgtttatgtatttatgtatatatgtgAATGATGATGATCTGCTTCAATTTTGGGGTTGCAAGCCACAGAGGTCATTATTTGAAAGCTTAAAAGTTACGTGTGTAATATATTCTTCATATATCTGGCAATTGCAGAGGCATAAGTTAGAGTATCAGTCGAGAACCCATTTAGGGCAATTTTGGGGTTGCAAGCCACAGAGGTCATTATTTGAAAGCTTAAAAGTTACGTGTGTAATATATTCTTCATATATCTGGCAATTGCAGAGGCATAAGTTAGAGTATCAGTCGAGAACCCATCTAGTTTGTGTTTTTCACCACAGCTTTTAAACTAATTTCCTATTATCATGATACCTTAGGGTctgaagaaatcaaagaaaaccaGTGACAGTACTACCTCAAAGATTAAGGAAGATGATACAACCCCAAGGAGAGCGGGGCAAGGAAGACAGTCTAGGGCAAAAGACGAGGTCAAGGAAGCAACTCCATCTCAACCTGACGAGAAGTCTCAAGACATCAGCCAGGaatcatgacaatgaaatgaaatgggggTATGAAGAGGATGAAGTTGGTTTCCTCAAGTCAAGGTAGTAGGTAGGGGTAGCATTTCTCTGCTTATTATTGTGAAAAGTGACAAGAATTGTTTGAATTGGTTTATATGTGAGAAGAAGATGGAGTAGGGAATAGAAATCGCTCAGACATCGGTTTTTGTTCCATGTTATTAAAGTGAAGTGCATGTATTGATTTGATGAGGAAAGTTAAGGCAAGTCTTTCACACAGGGAAGCCGCGTTTGGCTTTTCATGACCAGTGCTCACATTTTATCAGAGACAAATTAATTGAGAATGCAGGAAACCCACTATGCATAGACGCCTTTGTGGTGGAATTCGTACTTAAAAACTCTACTCAGTCTTTTGACTAGTGGCATAGGTTATCTGAAAAGGATTTGAgaaatgaagatatgattgtgAACAGAAATCACTGTGAAACCATGTTTGTTCCATGTTAAGTAGAGTATTGACTTGCAGAGGAGCATTATCTTGCATGATGTTGGAGTTGTAAGGTTGATGAAAGGATGATGTCATAGAACTGCCTTCGAATAGTCTGAATAATCCGCCACAAATTTGTTTAGTGGCTGGTTAAAAAGTGAGCTTAATAAATGACTTTTATTTGATCATAGCCCATATTTTCAAGCGACGGATATGAGCCGAGGATGTGACTCCAATCTGCCGCATTTCTCATATGTGAGACC encodes:
- the LOC121415748 gene encoding survival motor neuron protein-like is translated as MAERSGDVVFRVDQSDNDSDLWDDSALIKAYDKAISCVKGMTDDGSEKDGKNKPKKKRGGKKNKKKKNFIPAQTRWKVGDRCKSVFTEDDMVYSAMVTSINNKKSSCIVRYSGYGNEEEKRLSDLFTESEAEASVNSKAELENGYDSMEWTDHSQSPLHPSGSGAGPRKRSHHPYPPHPPHVPPPHPASMPQPLGYPNPYGGTWYPPHPGPPPPMPPPPPMMSPLPFAPWGSPATTQMMPGWGGTSPHPASQTPPRIPSMPPTPPPHPPLPDDVEDMDKEALHSMLMSWYMSGYHTGYYEGLKKSKKTSDSTTSKIKEDDTTPRRAGQGRQSRAKDEVKEATPSQPDEKSQDISQES